tcattttaatttttttccctttcaaTGCAGGGGGCTCAGCTAAGAAAACACATTGATGCTACACTGGGTAGTGGAAATCTGAGGGAAGCTGTTAGACTCCCCCCTGGAGAGGATGCAAATGAGTGGCTTGCTGTTAacagtatctctctctctctctctctctctctcctttttccctctcttttgaGATAGAACTTTAATTTTCTAAGGGCTTCCTTTTCATTTTATTCCTGTCCTATCTTTTGGCTTATTATGTGCATTGAACTTTTTTTATATGAGCTGGGCTAACTCAATTTCATGTTCACCTTACTGATATATGTGACTGTtagcagtctctctctctctctctctctctctctctctctcaaccttctttttcttctctttttgagTTAGAACTTTAATTTCTAAGAgcttcttttcaatttttttgtctCCAATCTTTTTTCTTTaggtttattatttttatagaatGAGCTGGGGTTAACTCAATCACATTCTTTATCTTGCTGATACATGTGTCTAATtaattccatttttttctttctatttttaatcTACTGCAATAAGCCTCTCTTTGAAATTTGCATCTGAATTGAGGTTATTGCATTTTTCAATTTCCAGCTGTGGATTTCTTCAACCAGGTGAATTTACTATATGGTACACTAACAGAATTCTGTACAGCTGAGGATTGTCCTACAATGACTGCAGGCCCCAAGTATGGCTTACTAAATTGATTGCTCttgtttaatttttaaagaaGGAGCTTATGGATGTTCAGTCCTGCGATGTGTAATTATTCAAAAACAGGAattattttggatttttttgaGGGTTTGGACAAGTTTAAGCAACAATTTAGGAAATTATCAATGCAGTTGTTATTCCCTCGGTAATTTCCTGGGCTCATTTTATAGGAAACAAAAACTTGAACCTGCTCCTTTATATGTTTTTcagaattttaatattttttgcaTCTGAAAAATTTGTTCATACatttttatagtttttaaaaCATAATATCTCTATATTCTAACTAATGCTATGGTAAATAATGTCTCAAAATTGTTGGTAGCAAATCAAAGAGCTTTAGATTCAGTTTTTAATTCCTCATTTAGCTTCAGTTAATTATTTGTTATTGTGATATGCatttttcattaatttctttCAGTCAAGTACTTCACTTTTTGAATCacttttatgaaaatatactttgTAATTCTTAGTTTTTACTATTACACATTGTTAGGGTTTGTATTTCAATAATTTGTTTGCATGGGCTCTTCAAGCTGCTTTTTGTCATTTTTCTATTTTCACTGATTCAACAGGTGCTGtcatttgttttcttttctttttggtttACACTTCTACATCCTCACCTTATCGTGTCGATGGTGCCTTGGCGTCCATTATATTGAGCCCAGTCATTCTTGTGCTCATCCTTgaatttatatatgttttcctttTTGTTTCCAAGCATGCCCCAAATTTGAAAATGTAATATGGTTTCTAGTGCATATGAAAATTGCTATTGGAatttttctgttttattttttgGGCAGATTAAAATTCagacaagaaaaataaatttaattcctgtaaaatttctattttatttttgcttGATAGCTTAAAGAAGTTACTGGATTGGTTAGTATTTTCCTGGTACTGCAATTGTCTGCCTCAGGAAGTTTAGAATTTCCTTCATTTTCATTCAGTATACCATTTGTAAGAATTTAAGTTTCTGATTGTATGCAGATGAAACTTTACAGGTATGAATATAGATGGGCAGATGGTGTGCAAATTAAGAAACCTATTGAAGTTTCTGCTCCAAAATATGTTGAATACTTGATGGACTGGATTGAATCTCAGCTTGATGATGAATCTATATTTCCTCAGAGGCTTGGTAATATCTCATCTCACACACACAAATGCCCTTCATCCCTGACATTCCCTTGCTACAATGTCAGACATTGCCAATTCtgcaatttttatatttttatgatcATTTTTCTTGGCTTGGTAGGGGCAATGGGCATCTGTTTTTCCATGTTCCTCTGATACATGTACTTTTGTCTATTTGAAAATTTGTAGGTGCGCCATTTCCTCCCAACTTTAAGGACGTTGTAAAGACTATATTTAAACGTCTGTTCCGTGTGTATGCCCACATATATCACTCTCACTTTCAGAAGATTGTTAGTCTGAAAGAGGAGGCCCATCTAAACACTTGCTTCAAGCATTTCATTCTGTTTACCTGTGTAAGTCACATTCAAAACTGATTTTTTATTTTGCCCACTAGCTTACTTAGAGTTCCTTTCATATTTTAAACAAAAGGTCCTGTCTCTTTCTCTCAGAGTGTTCTGTTTATGTAAGCGAAATCCTTTTGTTTATGTGGACAGGTTGccaaaattaaattgcattttTAATTCTATAGTCGACCATGGtagttggattttaattttttttgcagTCCATCCACTCCATTGTAGTGGACCCCTCCTTCCCAATTGAACCCTCAACTCTACTCCTTTCGTCATGGAAAAGCTTAGTGAGGAGTCTGAGGATGTAGGTCATTGAATTTAGGTGTGCTTTACTTGGTATTTGGATTGTATACTTTTTTTTAGGTATGGAATTTCTAATCCTTTTGAATTACTTTGCTTTACAGGGTTTAAATTGTGTAcgttctttgttttttttttttttgctttcctaCCTTATGAGTTACTATGTGCATCTCATGCAATTTTCCTTCTTCTGTCTTTGAATAATTTTCCATAAGTTCCttctttaaaaattaaacaaGAGCAATCAACTTAGTAagccatcttttttttttttgtctttattaAAATGTGTAGAAGTTCTTCATAGTGGTAATTTTGCCTTATTATTTGGCTTGTtcgcatttttattaaaatttctatACATCTGGACATTACATTTCATGTTAGatattttttttcaagttctAAAATATGTTCGTGGATATTTGGAGGTTTTGTTATATTAtatctttttgtttttatttttggtgTGTTGACACCTAAGTTTTTGCAAAAGCGCcattttgttttaatattttaaactattttttatgTAACTTTTGTGGGGAATATTTATTTCATCTTGTACCTATCAAATTCATTCTAAAAATTTCCCATCCAAGCCTTTTGGTGACAGTTTCTCTTTGGTAGCAAATCAATCGAGGAAAAGAATCATAGCGTTGAATTTGAAGCTTACAGGGTTTCATACTTCATCCCCACACATGGCGCTGCAGCAACCACATGATCCTCCCTCTTCTCTCATTTGAAAAATGTTGCCCCCATTTACATATTTTATCTACTTGAGAATGTTTCAAATTAACAATGTAGTTGAACAGATGAACAATAGCATGCTGTCTTCATTTGATGCAAGAAACTTGAGATCAAGCAGAATCATTTAATTTCAGCGTAGTCATTCTTTCACTCCACTTTGGTGCAGGAATTCACGCTGATAGACAAGAAGGAGCTAGCACCTCTTCAAGAGCTCATTGAATCCATCATTGTCCCCTATTGAAGAAGCCCTTGTGCATAATCCAAGAAAGTGTATGTGAAAGACATATCAAAAGATCTGATGGAGGGCTGCATTTTGGAATTTGACCAAACAGTGCCTTGTGTAATATTTATACGATTAATCCTGTCTAAGTGCTGTTTAGTTTTGAGTTTATCAAAATAAACCCTTTGGGTTTCAGTCCAACGGCCGTTGTTCCCAACTAGAGAATGTCCAGTGTAAATTATATGCATGTTGTGCTTGCCAAAGCCAAGAAGATTGTCTGGTTTAGGTTTGAGTGCTAGTGATTAATTATGATATGAGAATTGGCCTTGCATATaaatatggagagagagagagagagatagagagagagagagagatgaaataTCTTATTAATGTAAAGACTTGGTTGTAgtgatttaatttatattttactagcttatgaaaaatattttagaagataattaaaaaaatatttgatgaCTCTGGTCTGATATACCCTCATAAGTATAAATGAGCCTCTTAATGAATAGAATCAAAATTTGAGtcttttaactcataaaaaaagTAGCCCACAGCCACAAAATGTGAAAAAAGCATTCGTACACAAACATAATACAGTTGGGGCCTTtcatggctttgataccactcaAACTTATCTAGGGGATGTGAAATTACATAAACGTCACGAACTTAGATAGAACAATGGAGAACAACCACCTTCCTAGTGACACAAAAAATTGTTAAAGCTTAATAAGGATACTGAATGAAGAGGTggatctttattttttattttttatctttaataaAATTGATCTTTTTATATAGACATGGAGAGGGAACATAATAAGATTATGAAGTTATGTAAGAAGATAGGATCATCAGTCATTGTATGATTGCCATTTTATGAATTAGAGTTTTTCACATAAACTTTTTTTCTTCATTAGCATACATGAGCTAGAAAGAAGAGTCACTTAAAAAGTATACTATTTTGTCTTGTAGTTTACTCAAAGACTCATTATGCTTCTAAACGCCATCAGTCATCCTTATATTATCTAGATTATGTGTTAAACCTTCTCAAAAGTTATCATTAACTTCATGATCACAATTCTCTATTTCCCATTAAATTGTATACTCATCAATATTAGGGCCACTTCAATTGGAGCATCAACGTCATTTGATTGACTTACTTTATTCAAGTAATACTTTGCTTCCTTGTTTTTCTTATCATAATAATTGTTGATTGATTACCTCTTATGGGAATCAGTCTTCTTCCATCAGTTACCATTCCTTCAAACCCCTTATTTTTCCCAAGAGCAAGGTCTTTATTTTCTTGATCTATTGGCTCTActaagaatcttccccttgacCTCTATTCCAAAGAACTTAGATTTCAAAAGTCATTTTAGtactaaaatattttgaattttttttttctttgtataaTTTGGGGACTCCATCCACCATTGCTTCACTTTGGATACTATAATGCGGCACCAAACCCtgaaagagggggggggggggggattgaaAGCCACCTGCCCATTGATGCACCCCTGGTAATTTAATGGGGTAAACTCTTAAGGAGGAATTAAGCATGTGACCTTGAGGTCACCAAAGTTACAAGTCGCACTTACCACTTGAACCAACTCGATTGGGAAAAATAGTTTGTAAATtgcttttactatttttttttatctttcaaaatttcatgaaatttttttttttaattatattaaaaaatgacatgattattaattataattataattataattatgtgtaaaatgaatgatttaatccaaaaaaaaaaagttcattttGAATATAAAAATTACGGCTACAAGTTGCCAAAATATTTGAAcaacataaaatctgatttttaatttttttttgttgcaaATCGCTGAAAACGACAATAGGAACAAAAAATTTACAACGTAAACAAACAATTCTACAAACCATTTCCAGCTTCattgtgtgaaaaaaaaaaagcaaaaaatacaaaatggttaaaatatcaaaataatacCAAACATGTCTTTGTATTTTAAAACAAAGAGTAATGTGGACGTCACAAATCTACACCCCATAGGAGACAATGTGGAGCTCAGTGGAAGTGATTGTTCCCAACAAAACATAATAAGACATGTTCTTTAAACAGAGTACGCAGCTGGGTTTTCCAAGAGTAACATAGATTAATAATTAACTATATGCAGACGTTGAGGTTTGGAATGTGAGGAAGAGATTTGAATAATGTTAATGTACAAGGTTTAAAGGTCAAACAATGGAAGCTTGGACGATGATGTTGATGTCGCCTTGTGAGTTGTATAGCACATATGGCAATTAGGGGCCaaccaaatattttaaaagaacaAGTTTGTTGCTTTCAAACGTTGCTGACTCTACCTTCTTAATCCATGTAAACTACTGTTTATGTTTTgcaattaattgattaattattatAAACTCAAAAGTGCAGTTAATTAGGCACCTGCATtcagaattttaattttaataattgaaATTAAATTGTGAGTTGTAAACTTGCCTCGGAGTAAATATCTGATTGATAAATATTTGGTTGGAGCCAATCAGGATTGAGTTTGTTTTGAGGGTGACTATAcctcattatttatttatttattcaatctTTTCGAAAGATCTACTAGCCAACTCTATGTCAAGTTTGTAGGGTATTAGGGGAAGAAATTTAGAAGTAACTTTTTTGGTTTTGCGGTTTGAATAATTAATCGTTGTTTTTAGTATGATATATGTTTGCCTCTGTTCAAATGAGTTTGCTCGAGGAAGAGTACTGATGCAAATTTCCTTCAGCGAATAACAAAATAACAAGAAATCTGTGAGCAGTAAACTTGAAAATTTCTCTGCAAAACTTATCTAGAAATAGAGTATTGGAAGATAGGCAAAAGGAAAATTGGGGGTTGTCTAATATATAAAAGACTCTTCAAAACATACACTCAAGTAAGTCGCCGCCTTTCAATGTCTTGTCTCTTCCACCTTTTGTAGTAGTTGAATCTAAGATAGATAGCATAAGAATCTCAAGATTTACTAACCGTTGAAGTATTTCTTAAAGGACAATCAATAACTATACATTTAATATGCATGAATGTGATCTAATCAAATATGTTCGTTGATTTATATATGTTCTCATTACTAGTTTTAACTTGCAAATGACTGTTTCCATCTAACAATAATTTTGTATTAATATTTGGAATGTATAGGATATAATAAAATTtgtgcaataataaaataattgtaTAGAGATATCATAAACAATTGCATTAATACAAAATCTTACATattatgaatttataaaagtTTTACCTTATCATTTGCTTTTATATATAAACAACCACATTTTTATGCTATCAAATAACAATTTACTCAATGAAAAGTAGCCTCTGCtcattcttttccttttttttttttttaaaagtaaaaggtagtctcaatttttatttttattcctgAAACCATTAATCAATTAACCAGTAGTCTAGCAAGTAGTGACCAAAGCAAGGATTCTCTTCACTTCTCACTCAACATAGACTTTAACCTTATATCTGTAGATATTTTGAATCTTGATAAAACGTAAtgcaaaattgtattaaaatttgtctaaacCCACATAAACCTAAATTCAAAGTATAAAATCAATACTTCAAAATGTAGCATAGACTCAATCtccgcactcctttgtagacttttcTCAACAGCAGTTGCTTTGTCTACTAATTCAAATAAGTCTTTAACTTGGAATACCACAACCCGTTTATATATCCTTGGACTCGAGCCTTCTTCGAACTTTCGAGCTTTCTTTGATTCATCAAGGATTAAATACAAGGCAAATTCGGATAACTCAATAAATTTTGCCGCATATTGTTGAAGAGTCATATTTCCTTATGTTAAGTCAGTAATTAATTCCTTGGCTTTTGCGTCTCTAGTGGATGTGGGGAAATATCATTCAAAGAAAATTTCCTTGAAGCGCTCCCACGTAAGGATTGCTGGACTTGGTTTTTGCTCCGGGAGAAGTTTCCTTGCGTTCCACCAACATTTGGCTTCACTAGTTATTTTAAAGGTAGAATATAACACCTTCAACTCGTTCATGCAGAGAAGGATTCGCAGTAACTCCTCCATTTCTTGGATCCAATTTTTTGCAGCAATTGGATCGACTTTTCCTTCAAAGGTCGGAGGGTTCAGGCGATTGAACTGCTCAATAGTATAACAGGCATCAATGGGTGGACAATTTCATCCCCTTGAGTTCTGAAAAATCTCTGCCATGACTTGCTGTGCTACCTCACGTAGCACCATAGTAGCATTGATGCCTTCTTCGTTGAAAGTCCCCATATTATTCTTATTTCCTTCAATATTCACGTGACTATCTATGTGGTCTATTTTGAAGAAAATGACCAAAGTTATTTTAGAATAAATCTATTGTTATAGTGTAATAGAATAATAGGTTAAGAATATCCTGGCCTACCCATTCCTACTCTCATCATAATTCATACCTATATTCTGATAAAATTATTTACTAAATTAAATCTACAAAACTTATAACctgagctctgataccataactgtCGCGCCTCGAACTCGATAGAGCTTGAGGTGACTTTCCATAAATATTTTACAGGTGACGTAATAAACAATAATAGCAGAAGTAAATaaacctcaaatatttttataCCGGAGTGCTAAATGACTATATAACAGGAGTATCTCCAataacaaaatttaaattctataaaattcCAAAGTATTAAAACATATCCAACTGATACTATACTAATATTTATTCTAAACTGTTTTCTCTAATCCCGTCTACATGCTTGTTATGCCTGATTCCTAATACGTTTTGCAAAGCTAGCTATTTGTAAGGTGGAAcaataattggggtgagacgacgctcagtaagtggaaaggattatatcagtgtgtagctTAAGATGAGCTTTACAGTATACATGTATGTAAGActatcttttgtttttttttttggataacctGGAGACTCCAACCACCATCGcaccactttggacactatgatgCGGCACCAAACCCCCCTGTGGGGGGGGGCTGTTTACCCATTGACACATCCATTGTAATTCACTGGGGTAAACTCTGAAGGAGAAATCGAACCTGTGACCTTGGGTTCACCAAAGTCGCAAGTCGCTCTTACTACTTGAGCCAACCTAGTTGAgcaaaatattttgtaaattgtttttactattttttatttttatctttcaaaatttcatgaaaaattttgttttaaatatattttaaaaggacacgattaattattttaattttaattaaaaatatatgcaaaatgaatgatttaatccacaaaaaattacagcaacaagttgccaaaaatatttgaatatcataaaatctatatatatatatatatatatatatatatatatattttttgcaaaTCGCTGAAAACtacaatagaaacaaaaaatttaCAACCTAAACAAGCAATTCTACAAACTATTTCTAGTTTCATTGCATAAAAACAAAGTTAAAAaatggttaaaaaataaaaagaacaccAAACAGGTCTTTGTGTTTTAAAACAAGAGTAATGTGGACGTCACAAATCTACACCCCATAGGAGACAATGTGGAGCTCAGTGGAAGTGATTGTTCCCAACAAAACATAATAAAACATGTTCTTTAAACAGAGTACGCAGCTGGGTTTTTAAAGAGTAAGAGATTTGAATAATGTTAATGTACAAGGTTGAAAGGTCAAACAAATTAATGTTAAATAACAATGGAAGCTTGGACGATAATGTTGATGTTGCCTTGTGAGTTGTATAACACATATGACAATCAGAGGtcaaacaaatattttaaaagaacaAGTTTATTGCTTTCAAACGTTGCTAACTCTACCTTCTTAACCCATGTAAAGCACTGTCTATGTTTtgtaattaattgattaattactATAAACTCAATAGTGCAGTTAATTAGGCACCtgcattcaaaattttaatttgccTCAGAGTAAATATCTGATTGATAAATATTAGGTCGGAGCCAATCAGGATTAAGTTTGTTTTGAGTGTAACTATAcctcattatttatttattcaatctGTTCAGAAAATTTACTAGCCAACACTATGTCAAGTCTGTAGGGTATTAGGAGAAGAAATTTAGAAGTAACATTTTTGGTTTTGAGGTTTATTTGAATAATTGATCATTGTTTTCAGTATGATATATGTTTGCTTC
The sequence above is a segment of the Malania oleifera isolate guangnan ecotype guangnan chromosome 8, ASM2987363v1, whole genome shotgun sequence genome. Coding sequences within it:
- the LOC131161659 gene encoding MOB kinase activator-like 1A produces the protein MSLFGLGRNQRTFRPKKSAPSGSKGAQLRKHIDATLGSGNLREAVRLPPGEDANEWLAVNTVDFFNQVNLLYGTLTEFCTAEDCPTMTAGPKYEYRWADGVQIKKPIEVSAPKYVEYLMDWIESQLDDESIFPQRLGAPFPPNFKDVVKTIFKRLFRVYAHIYHSHFQKIVSLKEEAHLNTCFKHFILFTCEFTLIDKKELAPLQELIESIIVPY